CGTTTGAGAGACGTCTTATTCACACAACTTTGAATGACATTCCTGATGTTGAAACAAAGAGTGAAGGAGAGGGCGTATTCAAACAGGTTCGCGTTCTTTACAAAGGAATTCGTTAATGGGATTTAATTTGATTAAAAAGATGGGCCTGATGCTTTTAGCAGGTGCAGTTTTCACCGGTACAGTATTTGCCGATGAAAACGCCAAAGTAAAAGGAATGGTCAGTGCACAGCTTTATGAGCAGCTGGTTAAAGAAGGCAGCATTGCAGATTATCGTTACGATGGTTTAGAAGAATTTAAGCTTCTTCCTAAATCTGTTTATAGTGAAGGTTTATTCAGAACGATGATCAAAAAAGAGCCTGGAAATTTTCCATACACTTACGAAGGTCTTCATCTTATTAAAAAAGCAGACCTTCTTAAGCAGGGAAATTCAGGCAAAACATCAATAACTATTGATGATATTTCTAAAGTAGTTCGTTCACTTTCTACAATGGAAGGATTGAAATATTATTCAACTACAAGAAATAAAGAAATGGTTCTGTTCAAAAAATGCTATATGATTGCAGGAGCTGATGATAAAACTAAAGTTCCTGATCAGAATACAGGTAATGCAGATGGCCAGATTTCTTATTGTCTTCAGGATGACAGCAGTTTTGGTGTAAACACTTACAGACTTACTTATCATCAGAATGAAGATTCTTTGTGGTGTAATTTTACAATTCTTGACAAAATGGGAATTGGACCATTTAGACCAATCCATCCGGGAAAAATGATTATCAATATTCTGGTAATAGATTGTGGTGACGATATACTTTTATATCTGTGTACCGATACAGACAGTCTGAAATTACCTGGCATTAAGGGACAGATTACAAAGTCCATGCTTGCCAGAATGAATGCTGTTTATGAATGGTTTAAAACTCAATTCTAAGAGGTAATAAAATGAAACTTAAAAAAACTATTATTGCAGGTCTGCTGGCAATTTTTGCATTATCTTCTTGCACAGCCGCAGGTACTAAGGGGAAAAACATGGAAGCATTGAAAGGAAAAGAAGGCGTATTTGCCGTTCTTGAAACAGAAAAGGGAACTATCATTCTTAATCTTTTTTATAAAGAAACTCCAATGACAGTTG
The Treponema bryantii DNA segment above includes these coding regions:
- a CDS encoding DUF6675 family protein; this translates as MGFNLIKKMGLMLLAGAVFTGTVFADENAKVKGMVSAQLYEQLVKEGSIADYRYDGLEEFKLLPKSVYSEGLFRTMIKKEPGNFPYTYEGLHLIKKADLLKQGNSGKTSITIDDISKVVRSLSTMEGLKYYSTTRNKEMVLFKKCYMIAGADDKTKVPDQNTGNADGQISYCLQDDSSFGVNTYRLTYHQNEDSLWCNFTILDKMGIGPFRPIHPGKMIINILVIDCGDDILLYLCTDTDSLKLPGIKGQITKSMLARMNAVYEWFKTQF